In the genome of Variibacter gotjawalensis, one region contains:
- the rpmG gene encoding 50S ribosomal protein L33 — translation MAKAVTVKVKLVSSADTGFYYVAKKNSRTMTDKLVKKKYDPVAKKHVEFREAKIK, via the coding sequence ATGGCCAAGGCCGTTACCGTCAAGGTCAAGCTCGTCTCGAGCGCTGACACCGGCTTCTACTACGTCGCGAAGAAGAACTCGCGCACGATGACCGACAAGCTCGTCAAGAAGAAGTACGATCCGGTCGCGAAGAAGCACGTCGAGTTCCGCGAAGCCAAGATCAAGTAA
- the topA gene encoding type I DNA topoisomerase: MKVVVVESPAKAKTINKYLGSGYEVMASFGHVRDLPAKDGSVDPEKDFAMLWEVDAKSNKRLSDIANAVKNADGLILATDPDREGEAISWHVLEVLRQKKALKSQPVERVVFNAITKQSVTEAMKHPRQIDSALVDAYLARRALDYLVGFTLSPVLWRKLPGARSAGRVQSVALRLVCDREMDIEKFIAQEFWSLVATLATPRNDTFEARLVGADGKKIQRLDIGKGAEAQAFKRDLESAQFRVASVEAKPGRRNPPPPFTTSTLQQEASRKLGLAPAQTMRVAQRLYEGTDIGGETVGLITYMRTDGVQMADEAIQQARSVIGQDYGAKYVPSAARQYQTKAKNAQEAHEAIRPTDLSRRPKQVAKYLDAEQAKVYELVWLRAMASQMESAELERTTVEIEAKVGARKLDLRATGTVIQFDGFLALYQEGEDDAADDDESKRLPAMSSGEALAKREIKATQHFTEPPPRFSEASLVKRMEELGIGRPSTYASILQVLKDRSYVRLDKRRLYAEDKGRLVIAFLESFFARYVEYDFTASLEEQLDRVSNNELDWKQVLRDFWTNFTGAIDETKELRITDVLNALDEMLGPHVFPPKEDGSDPRLCPTCGTGRLNIKLGRFGAFVGCSNYPECKYTRTFSASDEGGDSGTKILGTDPESGLDVTLRSGRFGPYLQLGEGGDGEKPKRSSIPKGTDPQSVELEQALALLSLPREVGKHPEDGEPIMANIGRFGPYVQHIKTYANLDKGEDVLTIGLNRAVALIADKIANPGRGRQQADPGKPVGDHPSGGVITVKNGRYGPYVTHDGVNATLTAGKTPETITLDEAIALIDARAAAGGGKKKKAAPKKKAAPKAKAAKADDAVDGEKPKAKAPGKKKAPVKKAAAKKPAAKKAAK; encoded by the coding sequence ATGAAAGTCGTCGTCGTCGAATCCCCGGCTAAGGCCAAGACAATCAACAAGTATCTTGGCTCTGGCTACGAGGTCATGGCGTCGTTTGGCCATGTCCGCGACCTGCCCGCAAAGGACGGTTCCGTCGATCCGGAGAAGGACTTCGCCATGCTCTGGGAGGTCGACGCCAAGTCCAACAAGCGCCTCAGCGATATCGCCAATGCGGTCAAGAACGCGGACGGTTTGATTCTCGCAACCGACCCGGATCGCGAGGGAGAAGCCATTTCGTGGCACGTTTTGGAGGTTTTACGCCAAAAGAAGGCGCTGAAATCACAACCTGTAGAACGTGTCGTTTTCAACGCGATCACCAAGCAGTCGGTGACCGAAGCGATGAAGCATCCGCGCCAAATCGATTCGGCGCTGGTTGATGCATACCTCGCGCGACGCGCGCTCGATTACCTCGTTGGCTTCACGCTCTCGCCCGTGCTCTGGCGCAAATTGCCGGGCGCGCGCTCGGCCGGCCGCGTGCAGTCGGTCGCCTTGCGTCTCGTCTGCGATCGCGAGATGGACATCGAAAAATTCATCGCGCAGGAATTCTGGTCTCTCGTCGCGACGCTCGCGACACCGCGCAACGACACGTTCGAAGCGCGCCTCGTCGGCGCCGACGGAAAGAAAATTCAGCGCCTAGACATCGGCAAAGGCGCAGAAGCTCAAGCGTTCAAGCGCGATCTCGAAAGCGCACAGTTCCGCGTCGCCTCCGTCGAAGCAAAACCGGGCCGGCGCAATCCGCCGCCGCCGTTCACGACCTCGACGCTACAGCAGGAAGCGAGCCGCAAGCTCGGCCTCGCGCCCGCGCAGACCATGCGCGTCGCACAGCGCCTCTACGAAGGCACCGACATCGGCGGCGAGACCGTCGGTCTCATTACCTATATGCGAACTGACGGCGTGCAGATGGCGGACGAAGCCATCCAGCAAGCCCGCAGCGTGATCGGCCAGGACTACGGCGCGAAATACGTGCCCTCCGCCGCGCGCCAGTATCAGACGAAAGCGAAGAACGCGCAGGAAGCGCACGAAGCGATCCGCCCGACCGATCTTTCGCGCCGCCCGAAGCAGGTCGCGAAATATCTCGATGCCGAACAGGCGAAGGTCTACGAGCTCGTCTGGTTGCGTGCGATGGCATCGCAGATGGAGTCGGCCGAACTCGAACGCACGACGGTCGAGATCGAAGCCAAGGTCGGCGCGCGCAAGCTCGACTTGCGTGCTACCGGCACCGTGATCCAATTCGACGGCTTCCTCGCGCTCTATCAGGAAGGCGAGGACGACGCGGCCGACGACGACGAGTCGAAGCGCCTCCCCGCGATGAGCAGCGGCGAAGCGCTCGCGAAGCGCGAGATCAAGGCGACGCAGCATTTCACCGAGCCACCGCCGCGTTTCTCCGAAGCATCGCTCGTCAAGCGCATGGAAGAACTCGGCATCGGCCGGCCGTCGACCTACGCGTCGATCCTTCAGGTGCTCAAAGATCGCTCTTACGTTCGCCTCGACAAGCGCCGCTTGTACGCTGAGGACAAAGGCCGCCTCGTTATCGCGTTCCTCGAAAGCTTCTTCGCGCGCTACGTCGAATACGACTTCACAGCCTCGCTCGAAGAGCAGCTCGATCGCGTGTCGAACAACGAACTCGACTGGAAGCAAGTCCTCCGCGACTTCTGGACCAACTTCACGGGCGCGATCGACGAGACGAAAGAACTCCGCATCACCGACGTGCTCAACGCACTCGACGAGATGCTGGGGCCGCACGTCTTCCCGCCCAAGGAAGACGGCAGCGATCCCCGCCTCTGCCCGACCTGCGGCACCGGCCGCCTGAACATCAAGCTCGGCCGCTTCGGAGCGTTCGTCGGCTGCTCGAATTACCCCGAATGCAAATACACTCGGACTTTCTCGGCGAGCGACGAAGGCGGCGACTCCGGCACCAAGATCCTCGGCACCGACCCCGAGTCGGGCCTGGACGTCACGCTGCGCTCCGGCCGCTTCGGACCGTATCTGCAGCTCGGCGAAGGCGGCGACGGCGAGAAGCCGAAGCGCTCCAGCATTCCGAAAGGCACCGACCCGCAGTCGGTCGAACTCGAGCAGGCACTCGCGCTGCTCTCACTGCCGCGCGAAGTCGGCAAGCATCCGGAAGACGGCGAACCGATCATGGCCAATATCGGCCGCTTCGGTCCTTACGTGCAGCACATCAAGACCTACGCGAATCTCGACAAGGGCGAGGACGTGCTCACCATCGGTCTCAACCGCGCGGTCGCGCTGATCGCCGACAAGATCGCCAATCCGGGCCGCGGCCGTCAGCAGGCGGATCCCGGCAAGCCGGTCGGCGATCATCCGAGCGGCGGCGTCATCACGGTGAAGAACGGCCGCTACGGACCTTACGTCACGCACGACGGCGTCAACGCGACGCTGACGGCTGGCAAGACGCCGGAGACGATCACGCTCGATGAAGCCATTGCGCTGATCGACGCGCGCGCGGCAGCGGGCGGCGGCAAGAAGAAAAAAGCCGCACCGAAGAAGAAGGCTGCGCCGAAGGCGAAAGCCGCGAAGGCTGACGATGCGGTTGATGGCGAGAAGCCGAAAGCCAAAGCTCCGGGGAAGAAGAAAGCGCCGGTCAAGAAAGCCGCCGCGAAGAAGCCTGCCGCCAAGAAGGCCGCGAAGTAA
- a CDS encoding integration host factor subunit alpha — protein MAGRTITRADLCEAVYQNVGLSRTESAALVEAVLKEITDCLEGGETVKLSSFGSFVVRSKGQRIGRNPKTGKEVPILPRRVMVFKPSAILKQQINGQPQAEVA, from the coding sequence ATGGCAGGTAGAACCATCACGCGCGCTGATCTCTGTGAGGCAGTTTATCAAAACGTCGGTCTCTCTCGGACCGAGTCAGCTGCGCTCGTCGAAGCGGTGCTCAAGGAAATTACGGATTGTTTGGAGGGCGGCGAGACAGTGAAGCTGTCGTCGTTCGGCTCTTTCGTTGTGCGTAGCAAGGGCCAGCGTATTGGCCGCAATCCCAAGACCGGCAAAGAGGTTCCGATCCTGCCGAGGCGCGTGATGGTGTTCAAACCATCGGCTATCCTCAAGCAGCAGATCAACGGGCAACCCCAAGCCGAAGTGGCATAA
- a CDS encoding DUF983 domain-containing protein — protein MESESPKSGIEWTQSRLPPRDLKKAMLRGLFGRCPNCGKGAMFRAFLKVNDNCPVCNEALHHQRADDAPPYFVMLIVGHVIVPIVLAVELAFHPAYWVHAVLWAPLAIAMTLILLTPVKGVIIAVQWANYMHGFDPRGDAEDQLLKTRKL, from the coding sequence GTGGAAAGCGAAAGTCCAAAAAGCGGCATTGAATGGACGCAGTCGCGTCTGCCGCCGCGCGATCTGAAGAAAGCGATGCTGCGCGGCCTCTTCGGCCGCTGCCCGAACTGCGGCAAAGGCGCGATGTTTCGCGCCTTCCTGAAGGTCAACGACAACTGCCCAGTCTGCAACGAAGCGCTGCACCACCAGCGCGCCGACGATGCGCCGCCCTACTTCGTCATGCTTATCGTCGGTCACGTGATCGTCCCAATAGTGCTCGCGGTCGAGCTTGCGTTCCATCCGGCCTATTGGGTGCACGCCGTACTCTGGGCACCGCTCGCGATCGCGATGACGCTGATCCTGTTGACGCCCGTGAAGGGCGTGATCATCGCGGTGCAGTGGGCGAACTACATGCACGGCTTCGACCCGCGCGGCGATGCCGAAGACCAACTTCTAAAAACAAGAAAGCTCTAG
- a CDS encoding MerR family transcriptional regulator has product MDKAPDAFRTISEVADELDVPQHVLRFWETRFGQIRPMKRGGGRRYYRPDDVDLLRGIRHLLYGEGYTIRGVQRLLKDNGAKFVQGVWMTEGTETAQTASPPAVPADEVEDAEDEVEDETEEDAEDEAEDTDATDDEDSDDDEGDEEEAENRKEPTFAKPAPRVLPRTNPVAIAPAAAPPTASAQPARPQIIQQVVSLSAEDRRKLEAALFELGECRRLLDLALKE; this is encoded by the coding sequence TTGGATAAGGCACCCGACGCCTTCCGGACCATCAGCGAAGTTGCGGACGAACTCGACGTCCCGCAACACGTCCTCCGATTCTGGGAAACGCGGTTCGGCCAGATCAGGCCGATGAAGCGCGGCGGTGGCCGCCGCTATTATCGGCCGGACGATGTCGATCTGCTGCGCGGCATCCGGCACTTGCTGTACGGCGAAGGCTACACGATCCGCGGTGTGCAGCGGCTTCTCAAAGACAACGGCGCGAAGTTCGTCCAAGGCGTTTGGATGACCGAGGGCACGGAAACGGCGCAGACTGCGTCGCCGCCGGCTGTGCCTGCCGATGAGGTTGAGGACGCTGAGGACGAGGTCGAGGACGAGACCGAAGAGGACGCCGAGGACGAAGCCGAAGACACCGACGCGACTGACGACGAGGATAGCGACGACGACGAGGGCGATGAGGAGGAGGCTGAGAATCGCAAGGAGCCGACCTTCGCCAAGCCCGCGCCGCGCGTGCTGCCGCGCACGAATCCCGTCGCGATAGCGCCGGCAGCGGCTCCGCCGACCGCATCCGCGCAGCCGGCTCGGCCGCAAATCATTCAGCAGGTCGTGTCGCTCTCGGCTGAGGACCGCCGCAAGCTCGAAGCAGCGTTGTTTGAGCTCGGAGAATGCCGGCGTTTGCTGGACTTGGCATTGAAAGAGTAG
- a CDS encoding beta-ketoacyl-ACP synthase III, whose product MSELRTVVLGGGSFLPQRVLTNAELAQTVDTSDEWIVQRTGIQQRYIAAPGQMTSDLGLGAAKLALEDAGLEPSDIDLIVVATSTPDNTFPASAVAIQHGLGMRHGAAFDMQAVCSGFVYGMTTADAMLKAGQAKRALVIGAETFSRILDWTDRTTCVLFGDGAGAVVLEAQPASQAGERGILTSKLRSDGRHKAKLYVDGGPSSTGTVGHLRMEGKEVFKHAVGMITDVIVAVFDATGYTADDIDWFVPHQANKRIIDSSAHKLGIAPEKVVLTVNQHGNTSAASIPLALDVARKDGRIKRGDLVLLEAMGGGFTWGAVLVRW is encoded by the coding sequence GTGAGCGAACTGCGGACAGTGGTGTTGGGCGGCGGCAGTTTTCTTCCGCAGCGCGTCCTGACGAACGCGGAGCTGGCGCAGACCGTCGACACGTCCGACGAATGGATCGTCCAGCGCACCGGCATTCAGCAGCGCTACATCGCTGCTCCGGGTCAGATGACGTCGGACCTCGGCCTCGGGGCTGCGAAGCTCGCGCTGGAAGACGCCGGCCTCGAGCCCTCCGATATCGATCTGATCGTCGTTGCGACCTCGACGCCCGACAATACTTTTCCGGCCTCCGCGGTCGCGATCCAGCATGGCCTCGGCATGCGCCACGGTGCCGCCTTCGATATGCAGGCGGTCTGTTCGGGCTTCGTTTATGGCATGACCACCGCGGACGCGATGCTCAAGGCCGGGCAGGCGAAACGCGCGCTGGTGATCGGCGCCGAGACCTTCTCGCGTATCCTCGACTGGACCGATCGCACGACCTGCGTGCTGTTCGGTGACGGGGCAGGTGCGGTGGTTCTCGAGGCGCAGCCGGCGAGCCAAGCGGGCGAGCGCGGTATCCTGACCTCAAAGCTTCGCTCAGACGGACGCCACAAGGCCAAGCTCTACGTCGACGGCGGGCCGTCATCGACCGGAACGGTCGGTCATCTGCGGATGGAAGGCAAAGAGGTCTTCAAGCACGCGGTCGGTATGATCACGGACGTGATCGTCGCGGTGTTCGATGCGACCGGCTACACGGCGGACGACATCGACTGGTTCGTGCCGCACCAGGCAAACAAGCGCATCATCGACTCGTCGGCGCATAAGCTCGGCATCGCGCCCGAGAAGGTGGTGCTGACAGTCAATCAGCACGGCAACACCTCGGCCGCCTCTATCCCGCTCGCGCTCGACGTCGCGCGCAAGGATGGCCGCATCAAGCGCGGCGATCTCGTTCTGCTCGAAGCGATGGGCGGCGGCTTTACGTGGGGCGCCGTGTTGGTGCGCTGGTAG
- the rnr gene encoding ribonuclease R: protein MAKRPPHIPSKQELLAFINEQKGKVGTREIALAFGLKNADRVTLKQMLRDLKDEGAVESRRKKITRSGTLPTTLIADVTHRDSDGELMARPLEWDTEANGEAPVIRLYLPRRTRPSETPGIGDRALLRIEPNRDAEDDAAYTGRVIKLLDRARARMLGVFRASPNGGGRLVPVDKKQLGRELMIPPGATMDAKDGDLVAVDLPQHARGGRPQARVNELLGSIASEKAISLIAIQTHSIPSVFPREVIAEAEAAKPATLSGGREDWRKLPLITIDPADAKDHDDAVHAEPDDNPDNRGGFIVTVAIADVAHYVTPGSALDREALVRGNSVYFPDRVVPMLPERISNDLCSLRPREDRAALAVRMVIGADGRKRSHRFHRILMRSEAKLAYTQAQAAIDGKPDDTTGPLLEPILKPLWAAYAAVKKARDVRGPLDLDLPERKIILKPDGSVDRVTTPDRLDAHKLIEEFMILANVAAAESLEQQRVPLVYRSHDEPSLEKVESLREFLASIGGKLPKGIVLKPALFNDILHRFKETEHAQLLNEVVLRSQSQAEYTADNIGHFGLSLRRYAHFTSPIRRYADLIVHRALIRAFRLGDGAQPDNTTHAMLAEIGQRISAAERRAMKAERETVDRLIAHFLADRVGLSFEGRISGTTRSGLFVKLDETGADGFVPAATLGRDYYRYEENLHALIGQATGETFRLGDRVRVKLVEAAPIAGALRFEMMSEGGRQPPRSLRMKGPRSKGGQKHPARAKKAGKKGSSGGKRKSKKRH from the coding sequence GTGGCTAAGCGGCCGCCGCACATTCCGTCGAAGCAGGAACTGCTCGCGTTCATCAACGAGCAGAAGGGCAAGGTCGGCACGCGCGAGATCGCGCTGGCCTTCGGCCTCAAGAACGCCGATCGCGTCACGCTCAAGCAAATGCTGCGTGACCTCAAAGACGAAGGCGCGGTCGAATCGCGCCGCAAGAAAATCACCCGTTCCGGCACATTGCCGACGACATTGATCGCAGACGTCACGCACCGTGACAGCGACGGCGAACTGATGGCGCGCCCGCTCGAGTGGGACACCGAAGCCAATGGCGAGGCGCCGGTCATCCGCCTCTATCTTCCGCGCCGCACACGCCCCTCGGAAACCCCCGGCATCGGCGACCGCGCCCTGCTCCGTATCGAACCAAACCGCGATGCCGAAGACGATGCGGCTTACACGGGCCGCGTCATCAAGCTGCTCGATCGCGCACGCGCGCGCATGCTCGGCGTCTTCCGCGCAAGCCCGAATGGCGGCGGCCGTCTCGTGCCGGTCGACAAGAAACAGCTCGGCCGCGAGCTGATGATCCCGCCCGGCGCGACGATGGACGCGAAGGACGGCGATCTCGTCGCGGTCGACCTTCCGCAACATGCGCGCGGTGGGCGCCCGCAGGCACGCGTCAACGAACTGCTCGGCTCGATCGCCAGCGAGAAGGCCATCAGCCTCATCGCGATCCAGACCCACAGCATCCCGAGCGTGTTTCCGCGCGAAGTCATCGCGGAAGCCGAAGCCGCGAAACCCGCGACGCTCTCAGGCGGCCGCGAAGATTGGCGCAAGCTACCGCTCATCACCATCGATCCGGCTGACGCGAAGGATCACGACGACGCGGTCCACGCCGAGCCCGACGACAATCCGGACAATCGTGGCGGCTTCATCGTCACAGTCGCGATCGCGGACGTTGCGCACTACGTCACACCCGGCAGCGCGCTCGATCGCGAAGCGCTCGTGCGCGGCAATTCGGTCTACTTCCCGGATCGCGTCGTCCCGATGCTGCCGGAACGCATCTCGAACGATCTCTGCTCGTTGCGTCCGCGCGAGGATCGCGCAGCGCTCGCCGTGCGCATGGTGATCGGCGCTGACGGCCGCAAGCGCTCGCATCGCTTCCACCGCATCTTGATGCGTTCGGAAGCAAAACTCGCTTACACGCAAGCGCAAGCCGCCATCGACGGCAAGCCGGACGACACCACGGGCCCCTTACTTGAGCCGATCCTCAAGCCGTTGTGGGCGGCGTATGCGGCGGTGAAGAAAGCGCGCGACGTGCGCGGCCCGCTCGATCTCGATCTCCCCGAACGCAAGATCATCCTTAAGCCCGACGGCAGCGTCGATCGCGTGACGACGCCGGATCGTCTCGACGCGCACAAGCTGATCGAGGAGTTCATGATCCTCGCCAACGTTGCGGCAGCCGAGTCACTCGAGCAGCAGCGCGTGCCGCTCGTCTATCGCTCACACGATGAGCCTTCGCTCGAGAAGGTCGAGTCGCTGCGCGAGTTTCTAGCCAGCATCGGCGGCAAGCTCCCGAAGGGCATCGTGCTCAAGCCCGCGCTGTTCAACGACATCCTGCATCGCTTCAAGGAAACCGAGCACGCGCAACTGCTCAACGAGGTCGTGCTGCGCAGTCAGTCGCAAGCCGAATACACAGCCGACAATATCGGCCACTTCGGTCTCTCGCTGCGCCGCTACGCGCATTTCACCTCGCCCATTCGCCGCTATGCTGACTTGATCGTGCACCGCGCGCTCATCCGCGCCTTCCGTTTGGGCGACGGCGCGCAGCCTGACAACACGACGCACGCGATGCTCGCCGAGATCGGCCAGCGCATTTCGGCCGCCGAGCGCCGCGCGATGAAAGCCGAGCGCGAAACCGTCGATCGCCTCATCGCGCATTTCCTCGCCGACCGCGTCGGCCTATCGTTTGAAGGCCGCATCTCCGGGACGACGCGCTCCGGCCTGTTCGTCAAACTCGATGAGACCGGCGCCGACGGCTTCGTGCCGGCCGCAACGCTCGGCCGCGATTATTACCGCTACGAGGAAAATCTCCACGCACTGATCGGCCAAGCCACGGGCGAGACTTTCCGTCTCGGTGATCGCGTGCGCGTCAAACTCGTCGAGGCTGCGCCGATCGCCGGCGCATTGCGTTTTGAAATGATGTCGGAAGGTGGCCGACAACCGCCCCGTAGCCTTCGCATGAAAGGCCCGCGCTCCAAGGGGGGACAGAAACACCCCGCACGCGCTAAGAAGGCCGGCAAGAAGGGAAGCAGCGGTGGAAAGCGAAAGTCCAAAAAGCGGCATTGA
- the plsX gene encoding phosphate acyltransferase PlsX, which produces MPEKVRIALDAMGGDNGPSVVVGGASLSLERHPDTEFIFFGDEAVVGPLVKADARLAAASRVVHTDVAVRMDDKPSQALRRGRWKSSMWLAIDAVKKGDADVAVSAGNTGALMAMSAFHLRTVSEIERPAIAAVWPNLRAESIVLDVGATIGADAQHLVAMAVIGAAMARVLFDKEKPTVGLLNIGVEEVKGLEAVREAGKILRETAPAGMEYHGFVEGTDISKGTVDVVVTEGFAGNIALKTAEGTARQIGGYLRSAMNRTWRARLGYLLAKSAFDGLRAKMDPRNANGAVFLGLNGLVIKSHGNTDPLGYSSAIDIGYDFARYQLLSKVSQALVQYKGAEPRLVESGVTA; this is translated from the coding sequence ATGCCGGAAAAAGTCCGAATAGCTCTGGATGCCATGGGCGGCGACAATGGGCCGTCCGTGGTCGTTGGCGGTGCGTCGCTTTCGCTCGAACGCCATCCGGACACCGAGTTCATTTTTTTCGGGGATGAAGCCGTCGTTGGGCCGCTCGTGAAGGCGGACGCGCGTCTGGCCGCTGCTTCGCGCGTGGTCCACACCGACGTCGCGGTTCGCATGGACGATAAGCCGAGCCAAGCGCTGCGCCGCGGCCGCTGGAAGTCATCGATGTGGCTGGCGATCGATGCTGTGAAGAAGGGTGATGCGGACGTTGCGGTCTCGGCCGGCAATACCGGTGCCTTGATGGCGATGTCCGCGTTTCATCTGCGGACTGTTTCCGAGATCGAACGCCCAGCGATTGCGGCCGTCTGGCCGAACCTGCGTGCGGAATCGATCGTGCTCGATGTCGGCGCGACGATCGGCGCGGACGCGCAGCATTTGGTCGCTATGGCCGTCATCGGCGCCGCGATGGCGCGCGTGCTGTTCGACAAGGAAAAGCCGACAGTCGGTTTGCTCAACATCGGCGTCGAGGAGGTCAAAGGCCTCGAGGCGGTGCGCGAAGCCGGAAAGATCCTGCGCGAGACCGCGCCGGCCGGCATGGAGTATCACGGCTTTGTCGAAGGCACGGACATCTCCAAGGGCACCGTCGACGTCGTCGTCACGGAAGGCTTCGCAGGCAACATCGCGCTCAAGACCGCCGAGGGCACGGCGCGGCAAATCGGCGGCTATCTGCGCAGCGCGATGAACCGCACGTGGCGCGCGCGCCTAGGCTATCTGCTCGCGAAAAGCGCGTTCGATGGACTGCGCGCGAAAATGGATCCGCGCAATGCGAACGGCGCAGTGTTTCTCGGCCTCAACGGCCTCGTCATCAAGAGTCACGGTAACACGGACCCGCTCGGATATTCGTCGGCGATCGACATCGGTTATGACTTCGCGCGCTATCAACTTCTGAGCAAGGTTTCTCAGGCACTGGTGCAATACAAAGGCGCCGAACCTCGCCTGGTGGAAAGCGGAGTAACGGCGTGA
- a CDS encoding NUDIX hydrolase, translating to MTDAVNFADPIKTKSKLLRPRDAATLLIVDRSGPVPTVLMGRRHMRHKFMPGKYVFPGGRVEPYDGRMPCVGELGESHATRLAMHLRRVSEQRMRGFALAAIRETCEETGILLGRKTDAAPRAPHESWKAFEDAGVVPDLSGLQFVARAITPPGRPRRFDARFFVADANLIAHQIDGIITPDSELDALVWIPVSEAKTLDLPNITQIVVGELAKRIEANFDPAIPVPFIRMINKKSVRSEL from the coding sequence ATGACCGACGCCGTCAACTTCGCCGACCCCATCAAGACGAAATCGAAGCTGCTCCGCCCGCGCGATGCCGCAACGCTTCTCATTGTCGACCGCAGCGGCCCGGTGCCGACCGTCCTGATGGGTCGCCGTCACATGCGTCACAAGTTCATGCCGGGCAAATATGTTTTCCCGGGCGGCCGCGTCGAACCGTACGATGGCCGTATGCCGTGCGTCGGCGAACTCGGCGAGTCTCATGCGACCCGCCTCGCGATGCACCTCCGCCGCGTCAGCGAGCAACGCATGCGCGGTTTCGCACTCGCCGCGATCCGCGAGACCTGCGAGGAGACCGGCATCCTGCTCGGCCGCAAAACCGACGCTGCGCCGCGCGCGCCGCACGAGTCGTGGAAGGCGTTCGAGGACGCCGGCGTCGTACCGGATCTCAGCGGGCTGCAATTCGTCGCCCGCGCTATCACGCCGCCGGGGCGCCCGCGCCGCTTCGATGCGCGCTTCTTCGTCGCCGACGCGAACCTCATCGCGCATCAGATCGACGGCATCATCACGCCGGATTCCGAACTCGATGCTTTGGTTTGGATCCCGGTATCGGAGGCGAAGACGCTGGACTTGCCGAACATCACGCAGATCGTCGTCGGCGAGCTGGCAAAGCGGATCGAGGCGAATTTCGACCCGGCCATACCTGTCCCGTTCATTCGCATGATCAACAAGAAGTCTGTCCGTTCCGAGCTGTAA